The following are encoded together in the Geobacter sulfurreducens PCA genome:
- a CDS encoding Hsp20/alpha crystallin family protein, giving the protein MSMATPRESMPMSSTVTNPFREMERWFEESLNRPFFGMNWVPFRNLINDLGNTGELMPAVDMFEEGEHLVVKAELPGISRDDLNLRIVDGNLIISGEKRSGETVERSNYLRLERHHGSFTRTLRLPDGLDTEHIKASFRDGILDVRIPKTESTVRQITVE; this is encoded by the coding sequence ATGTCGATGGCGACTCCCCGCGAGAGCATGCCCATGTCGTCAACTGTAACGAACCCGTTCCGCGAAATGGAGCGGTGGTTCGAGGAATCTCTGAACCGCCCCTTCTTCGGCATGAACTGGGTTCCCTTCCGCAACCTGATCAACGACCTGGGGAATACCGGCGAACTGATGCCCGCCGTAGACATGTTCGAAGAAGGGGAGCACCTGGTGGTGAAAGCCGAACTGCCGGGTATTTCCCGGGATGATCTGAACCTACGGATAGTGGATGGCAACCTGATCATTTCGGGCGAAAAGAGGTCCGGGGAAACGGTCGAGCGGAGCAACTACCTGCGGCTCGAACGGCATCACGGCTCCTTCACGCGGACGCTGAGACTGCCTGATGGTCTCGATACCGAACACATCAAGGCCAGTTTCAGAGACGGAATACTGGATGTCCGCATCCCGAAAACCGAAAGCACCGTCCGGCAGATCACCGTGGAATGA
- a CDS encoding DMT family transporter, which produces MGGSGMAQAGRGGAWFILAAAILWGTTGTSQALAPVGANPMTIGALRLAVGGLALLLLAVARGGFTKGMRWPLIPTLCAGGCIASYQLTFFAAVKTTGVAVGTMVGIGSSPVMAGILAFLVLGERPGRRWAGATALAVAGCSLLLATGGEVSVNPLGIALALGAGLSYAAYTLAIKTLLAGRSPDAVIAVAFCLGALLLAPLLVGADLSWIPSVRGAVVVLHLGLIATALSYRLFARGLQTVPVASAVTLSLAEPLTATILGVTVVGERLTLTSLGGILLIFGGLALLAVGPRNRSGRP; this is translated from the coding sequence ATGGGCGGTAGCGGCATGGCACAAGCGGGCAGGGGAGGGGCGTGGTTCATCCTGGCGGCGGCGATCCTGTGGGGGACCACGGGCACATCCCAGGCCCTCGCTCCCGTGGGGGCCAATCCCATGACCATCGGCGCCCTCCGGCTGGCGGTGGGGGGGCTGGCACTCCTGCTCCTGGCCGTGGCCCGGGGCGGGTTCACGAAGGGCATGCGCTGGCCCCTCATCCCCACGCTCTGCGCGGGAGGCTGCATCGCCTCCTACCAGCTGACCTTTTTCGCGGCGGTCAAGACGACAGGGGTGGCAGTGGGGACCATGGTGGGCATCGGCAGTTCGCCGGTCATGGCCGGGATTCTGGCATTCCTGGTGCTCGGCGAGCGGCCTGGGCGGCGCTGGGCCGGTGCCACTGCGCTTGCCGTGGCCGGTTGTTCCCTGCTCCTGGCCACCGGTGGCGAAGTGAGCGTCAATCCGCTGGGCATCGCCCTGGCCCTGGGCGCGGGGCTCTCCTATGCGGCCTATACCCTGGCAATCAAAACGCTTCTGGCCGGCCGCTCCCCGGATGCGGTCATTGCTGTGGCTTTCTGTCTCGGGGCCTTGTTACTGGCGCCGCTCCTGGTGGGCGCCGACCTCTCCTGGATCCCTTCGGTGCGCGGTGCCGTGGTGGTCCTTCACCTGGGGCTCATTGCCACGGCCCTTTCCTACCGCCTCTTCGCCCGGGGGCTTCAAACGGTGCCGGTGGCAAGCGCCGTGACTCTCTCCCTGGCCGAGCCGCTCACCGCCACCATTCTCGGCGTAACGGTGGTAGGCGAACGCCTTACCCTCACCTCACTCGGCGGCATCCTGCTCATTTTCGGCGGCCTCGCGCTGCTGGCCGTAGGCCCCCGGAACCGGTCCGGCCGCCCGTAA
- a CDS encoding helix-turn-helix transcriptional regulator, with the protein MTLTASLPFVAFVVWLLALPMEGFLLAHVGSGNAILFFLIPHVVTLAVIGAALPRRMLPPLAAVGGAAAAGSTLLIAQVPAGVPWFLATAGVGSAFVCVKAGSILKRSPTVAVSAAVGLAAANVLLFVFMIVPVPHSVKFPAAAALLLVPTLARTGAQDEADGESNLAPFLPFVFVFQIVSGLMYGALYQEYAEAAFLPGIELAFYVVAVLVGLMFLRRRREGLLALAIVMAMFAFSLVLIDGAASVNVALFAMQVAAGFLDLYLLALLLAQRNSCRAFGIGLAVTCAGIAAGKTASLLIGDASQLVVAVANLVLTSSVLVLYLVMRGEQHLDVAAIPAIGGMADQAEAEAGNAEPTFELMLPPGLRKRFSDQEKSVLACVVRGMTFREAARELGISESSVKTYMKRIYDKMSVSGKEELLAKLGTDQGE; encoded by the coding sequence ATGACCCTTACAGCATCACTTCCCTTTGTCGCCTTTGTCGTCTGGCTCCTTGCCCTCCCCATGGAGGGATTCCTGCTGGCCCACGTCGGGTCGGGCAACGCTATCCTCTTTTTTCTCATTCCCCACGTCGTTACGCTGGCAGTCATAGGCGCCGCTCTTCCGCGGCGGATGCTGCCGCCCCTGGCAGCCGTCGGCGGAGCAGCCGCCGCAGGCTCGACGCTGCTGATCGCCCAGGTCCCTGCCGGAGTCCCCTGGTTTCTGGCCACGGCCGGCGTGGGATCAGCTTTTGTTTGCGTCAAGGCGGGCAGCATCCTGAAGCGCTCTCCCACAGTAGCGGTATCGGCTGCAGTCGGCCTGGCAGCGGCCAATGTCCTGCTCTTCGTGTTCATGATCGTTCCCGTGCCCCACAGCGTGAAATTCCCGGCCGCGGCAGCCTTGCTTCTGGTTCCCACGCTGGCACGCACCGGGGCTCAGGACGAAGCCGACGGGGAATCGAACCTGGCCCCCTTTCTCCCCTTCGTGTTCGTTTTTCAGATCGTAAGTGGTCTCATGTACGGGGCCCTGTACCAGGAATATGCCGAGGCAGCCTTTCTTCCCGGGATCGAACTCGCCTTTTACGTAGTAGCCGTCCTTGTGGGGCTTATGTTCCTGCGCCGCCGGAGGGAGGGGCTTCTGGCCCTGGCTATCGTGATGGCCATGTTCGCCTTTTCCCTCGTTCTGATAGACGGGGCGGCATCGGTTAACGTGGCCCTGTTCGCCATGCAGGTGGCAGCGGGGTTCCTCGATCTCTACCTGCTGGCGCTGCTTCTTGCCCAGAGAAACAGCTGCCGTGCCTTCGGCATCGGTCTTGCGGTCACCTGCGCCGGCATAGCTGCAGGCAAGACGGCCTCGCTCCTGATCGGCGACGCCTCTCAACTGGTGGTGGCTGTAGCGAATCTCGTCCTCACTTCATCGGTTCTTGTTCTTTATCTGGTCATGCGAGGCGAACAGCACCTGGATGTGGCGGCCATTCCGGCAATCGGAGGCATGGCTGATCAGGCGGAAGCCGAGGCCGGCAACGCTGAGCCGACCTTTGAGCTGATGCTTCCGCCGGGTCTGCGCAAGCGCTTCTCCGACCAGGAAAAGTCGGTCCTCGCCTGCGTCGTCCGAGGGATGACGTTCAGGGAGGCAGCCCGGGAGCTGGGCATCTCCGAATCTTCGGTCAAGACCTACATGAAACGGATTTACGATAAGATGAGCGTGTCAGGGAAAGAGGAATTGCTGGCAAAGCTGGGGACTGACCAAGGGGAGTAA
- a CDS encoding sensor histidine kinase — MTPTVVFDVISAIGFAIATGAILRTDPNVLGRLPKLFLTICMSLYTLVGLSNIIEHAGITPYLDRYEDYLEIIFIPFFLFFVFSVQNEEESRRRIQAEQETRAINENLELLIAERTAALEASNRELESFCYSVSHDLRAPLRHIDGYSRILLEDLQGRLNEEDRLYLERLRHSTLKMESLIDDLLELSRVTRADLDRQKVDLSLMAREIVTELGKASPARAIEWHIDGGMWAQGDPLLLRVALVNLLGNAWKYTNRTAHAIVEFSSVRENDHQTFFVRDNGAGFSMDYADKLFIPFQRLHREEEFEGTGVGLATVKRIIARHGGRIWAEGSVDHGATFYFTLR; from the coding sequence ATGACCCCGACGGTTGTATTTGACGTCATTTCCGCAATCGGATTCGCCATTGCGACAGGGGCAATCCTGCGCACCGACCCGAACGTTCTCGGCAGGTTGCCCAAACTCTTCCTGACCATCTGCATGTCTCTCTATACGCTGGTGGGCCTGTCGAACATCATCGAACATGCCGGCATCACCCCTTACCTTGACCGCTACGAAGACTACCTGGAAATCATCTTCATCCCCTTCTTTCTGTTTTTCGTCTTTTCCGTGCAGAATGAGGAAGAAAGCAGGAGGCGGATTCAGGCGGAACAGGAAACCCGGGCGATCAACGAAAACCTCGAACTGCTCATCGCCGAGAGGACGGCGGCGCTCGAGGCGAGCAATCGGGAACTGGAGAGCTTCTGCTATTCGGTCTCCCACGACCTCCGGGCACCTCTGCGCCATATTGACGGGTACAGCAGGATTCTGCTGGAAGACCTTCAGGGGCGTCTGAACGAGGAGGACAGGCTCTATCTGGAGCGGCTTCGTCACTCCACCCTGAAAATGGAGAGCCTGATCGATGACCTTCTGGAATTGTCGCGGGTGACTCGTGCCGATCTGGACCGCCAAAAGGTCGATCTGAGCCTGATGGCGCGGGAGATTGTGACGGAGCTGGGCAAAGCGTCACCGGCCCGGGCCATTGAATGGCACATTGACGGCGGCATGTGGGCACAGGGGGATCCCCTGCTGTTGCGGGTGGCGCTCGTGAACCTCCTCGGCAATGCCTGGAAGTACACGAACAGAACAGCACACGCCATCGTAGAGTTCAGCTCGGTCAGGGAAAACGACCATCAGACGTTTTTTGTCCGCGATAACGGCGCAGGATTCAGCATGGATTACGCGGACAAGCTCTTCATCCCCTTCCAGCGCCTCCACCGGGAGGAAGAGTTCGAGGGGACAGGGGTGGGTCTGGCCACGGTCAAGCGCATCATCGCCCGCCATGGCGGCCGGATCTGGGCCGAGGGTTCAGTGGACCACGGTGCCACCTTCTATTTCACCCTTCGCTAA
- a CDS encoding 4Fe-4S binding protein gives MKRITSARISQLLFLVLFLVLFINTEYRGRDEINGAVNAFFRADPLVAAAYLLAAKAFTWLLLPAVLLLVATALLGRFFCGWICPLGTILDLLGGRFRRRGAPSLFTGNAKYWVLLPLLGAALAGINLAGLLDPLAILVRGLAFSLHPLLGDTTRGAWVGLYRVLGEGRDLLAPGYALIRDHVLPFRETAYPLAFLSALILAGVIGLEGCESRCWCRRLCPLGTLLGLAARFSPFNRRPEKLCADCRACSGLCPTSFDREILQKEECIFCMECAVRCPSARVRFLPGSPLAGEGPLLPQRRVLLGGVIGGLLAARFFRFRDPAAQARVLRPPGVRDEGAFLAACVRCGECMKVCLRSALYPAVLQSGVEGLYTPVLIPRLGYCEYNCTLCGQVCPTGAIPNLPVPAKKREVIGKAVFDRNHCLPFAKKINCIVCEEHCPIPAKAIRSRRVLDTDDQGRQVELLVPYVVDELCNGCGICENVCPVEGKAGIEVFAVKDRTPLREFQGPVPVEKGGDPYG, from the coding sequence ATGAAACGGATTACCTCGGCGCGGATCAGCCAGCTCCTGTTTCTGGTCCTCTTTCTTGTCCTCTTCATTAACACCGAGTACCGGGGCAGGGACGAGATCAATGGGGCGGTTAACGCCTTCTTCCGAGCTGACCCGCTGGTGGCGGCAGCGTATCTCCTGGCGGCAAAGGCATTCACCTGGCTGCTGCTCCCGGCGGTGCTGCTCCTGGTTGCCACGGCGCTCCTGGGGCGCTTTTTCTGCGGCTGGATCTGTCCCCTCGGCACTATTCTCGACCTCCTCGGCGGCCGGTTCCGCCGGCGGGGCGCACCCTCCCTGTTCACGGGAAATGCCAAGTACTGGGTGCTTCTTCCTCTGCTCGGCGCAGCCCTGGCCGGCATCAACCTGGCCGGATTGCTGGACCCTCTGGCCATCCTCGTACGGGGTCTCGCATTCTCCCTCCATCCCCTCTTGGGCGACACGACCCGTGGCGCCTGGGTCGGGCTCTACCGGGTGCTGGGGGAGGGGCGAGACCTGCTGGCTCCGGGCTATGCCCTGATCCGCGACCATGTCCTGCCATTCCGGGAGACGGCCTATCCCCTGGCCTTCCTCTCCGCCCTCATCCTGGCGGGGGTGATCGGGCTGGAAGGATGCGAGTCCCGCTGCTGGTGCCGCCGTCTCTGTCCCCTGGGCACGCTTCTGGGGCTTGCCGCCCGCTTTTCGCCGTTCAATCGCCGTCCTGAAAAACTCTGTGCCGACTGCCGCGCCTGCAGCGGACTCTGTCCCACCTCTTTCGACCGGGAGATTCTTCAGAAGGAAGAGTGCATCTTCTGCATGGAGTGTGCGGTGCGGTGCCCCTCGGCGCGGGTCCGCTTCCTGCCCGGTTCGCCCCTGGCCGGGGAGGGGCCGCTTCTGCCCCAGCGCCGGGTTCTGCTGGGTGGCGTTATCGGCGGGCTCCTGGCGGCCAGGTTTTTCCGTTTCCGCGATCCCGCGGCACAGGCGCGTGTGCTCCGTCCGCCGGGGGTGCGGGACGAGGGGGCATTCCTCGCCGCGTGCGTCCGGTGCGGGGAGTGCATGAAGGTCTGCCTGCGGAGCGCCCTCTATCCGGCGGTGCTGCAGTCAGGGGTGGAGGGGCTCTACACACCGGTGCTGATCCCCCGGCTCGGCTACTGCGAATACAACTGCACCCTCTGCGGGCAGGTCTGCCCCACCGGAGCCATCCCGAACCTGCCGGTGCCGGCCAAGAAGCGGGAGGTCATCGGCAAGGCCGTGTTCGACCGCAACCACTGCCTCCCCTTTGCCAAGAAGATCAACTGCATCGTGTGCGAAGAGCACTGTCCCATCCCCGCCAAGGCGATCCGCTCGCGCCGGGTTCTGGACACGGACGACCAGGGGCGGCAGGTGGAACTGCTGGTCCCCTACGTGGTGGATGAGCTGTGCAATGGCTGCGGGATCTGCGAGAACGTCTGTCCGGTGGAGGGGAAGGCCGGAATTGAGGTCTTTGCGGTGAAAGACCGGACGCCGCTCAGGGAGTTTCAAGGCCCGGTTCCGGTTGAGAAGGGCGGCGATCCCTATGGTTAG
- a CDS encoding C1 family peptidase, translating to MPTREIQGRIFDARPDRVDYRDRRYDPPLVSLPPQYPDPSFITTFLADYTKVHKLVLDQGTEGACTGFGLAAVINYLNWRKHLEEVKQRGRKGGKVPRVSPRMLYHMARIYDEWPGEDYEGSSCRGAMKGWHRHGICTDLLWPYKQKFVPPKEGWQQDAAQRPLGAYYRVDKDSVSDLQAAINEVGAVYVSAAVHKGWFLDASTTLPVIRMQPGETGGHAFALVGYTPEGFIVQNSWGDDWGYLGFAIMTYEDWIQHGSDAWVAVLGAPMLVSGEGRTMSSMTLQEVANGKAAWYWSSGSTSKPFTYVNPAVEPLSESRAYEHTVVLGNDGCPINRFLDVSDAAGAVKEATYRLPLAWLSGRSAPKLAIYAHGGLNDEDASIKRIRVMAPYFLANDIYPLFVTWKTGFGESIAGMLEDAVGKFFKPSAQDPSRGWWDDIKNRLEDARDRSVEVASENLLVKPVWMQMKQNAAAAADREAGLTLLAGHLAELRKQIPSLEIHLVGHSAGSILHGHLLDRLGQKKIPVASISLYAPACTVGFALAHYVPAVNRGLVDRNRLFFDILSDERERADTVGPYGKSLLYLVSRALEDYHKMPILGMEGAWRPVPGQADLWNQRAAGEVDVWRNFMGGMGPVRVHGKEREKVSDGQGLIPLAHGSFDNDVAVVTATLERIRGATLITRVESLRGF from the coding sequence ATGCCCACGCGAGAAATCCAGGGACGGATTTTCGACGCCCGCCCCGACCGTGTCGATTACCGTGACCGCCGCTACGATCCGCCACTGGTAAGTCTTCCCCCCCAGTACCCCGATCCGTCGTTCATCACCACCTTTCTGGCCGACTATACCAAGGTCCACAAACTGGTCCTCGACCAGGGGACCGAAGGGGCCTGCACCGGCTTCGGCTTGGCCGCGGTCATCAACTACCTCAACTGGCGCAAACATCTGGAGGAGGTGAAACAGCGCGGCCGCAAGGGGGGAAAGGTTCCCCGGGTGAGTCCCCGGATGCTCTACCACATGGCCCGTATCTATGATGAGTGGCCCGGTGAGGATTACGAAGGCTCCAGCTGCCGCGGGGCCATGAAAGGGTGGCACCGCCACGGCATCTGCACCGACCTGCTCTGGCCCTACAAGCAGAAGTTCGTCCCCCCAAAGGAGGGGTGGCAGCAGGACGCGGCCCAGCGGCCTCTGGGAGCGTATTACCGGGTCGACAAGGATTCGGTGTCAGATCTGCAGGCGGCCATCAACGAAGTGGGGGCCGTCTATGTCTCGGCGGCGGTCCACAAGGGGTGGTTCCTGGATGCTTCGACAACCCTGCCGGTGATCCGGATGCAACCCGGTGAGACCGGGGGCCACGCCTTCGCCCTGGTGGGCTACACCCCGGAGGGGTTCATCGTGCAGAATTCCTGGGGAGACGATTGGGGATACCTGGGGTTCGCCATCATGACCTACGAGGACTGGATCCAGCATGGCTCCGACGCCTGGGTGGCGGTCCTGGGCGCCCCCATGCTCGTGAGCGGCGAGGGGCGCACCATGAGCAGCATGACCCTCCAGGAAGTGGCCAACGGCAAGGCTGCGTGGTACTGGAGTTCGGGCAGCACCTCCAAGCCCTTCACCTATGTGAATCCGGCCGTGGAGCCCCTGAGTGAATCCCGGGCCTATGAGCACACCGTTGTGCTCGGCAATGACGGCTGCCCCATCAACCGGTTCCTCGACGTGTCCGATGCCGCCGGCGCCGTGAAAGAGGCCACCTACCGCCTGCCGCTGGCCTGGCTGTCGGGCAGGAGCGCACCAAAGCTCGCCATTTACGCCCACGGGGGGCTCAACGACGAGGATGCCTCCATCAAGCGGATCAGGGTCATGGCCCCCTACTTCCTGGCCAACGACATCTATCCCCTGTTCGTGACCTGGAAAACCGGCTTCGGCGAGAGCATTGCCGGCATGCTCGAAGATGCCGTGGGGAAATTCTTCAAACCCTCGGCACAGGACCCGTCGCGAGGGTGGTGGGACGACATCAAAAACCGGCTGGAGGACGCCCGGGACCGCTCGGTGGAGGTTGCCAGCGAGAACCTGCTCGTCAAACCGGTCTGGATGCAGATGAAGCAGAATGCCGCGGCCGCGGCGGACCGCGAGGCCGGACTGACGCTCCTGGCCGGGCACCTGGCCGAGCTCAGGAAACAGATTCCCTCCCTGGAAATCCATCTCGTGGGGCACTCGGCCGGTTCCATCCTCCATGGACATCTCCTGGACCGGCTGGGTCAGAAAAAGATCCCCGTGGCCAGCATCTCGCTCTACGCCCCGGCCTGCACCGTGGGTTTTGCCCTGGCCCATTACGTTCCCGCCGTCAATCGCGGGCTGGTGGATCGGAACCGCCTCTTCTTCGATATTCTGAGCGACGAGCGGGAGCGCGCCGACACCGTGGGTCCCTACGGCAAATCACTCCTCTACCTGGTGAGCCGGGCGTTGGAGGACTACCACAAGATGCCGATTCTCGGTATGGAAGGGGCGTGGCGTCCTGTTCCCGGCCAGGCAGACCTCTGGAACCAGCGCGCCGCCGGCGAGGTGGACGTGTGGCGGAACTTCATGGGGGGAATGGGGCCCGTGCGGGTCCACGGCAAGGAACGGGAAAAGGTTTCGGACGGCCAAGGCCTGATACCCCTTGCCCACGGCTCTTTCGATAACGATGTGGCGGTAGTTACCGCTACACTGGAGCGGATTCGGGGCGCGACTCTGATCACGCGGGTGGAAAGCCTGCGCGGGTTCTGA
- a CDS encoding DMT family transporter — protein MALESLHTTRQDRVSHSLVGPRLAGAAFVAASAVGFGALGIFGKVAFASGASTAVVLFLRFLVAGVLMAALMPVLRLSWPRGRDLWILVGMGAIGYVGQAFCYFTSLRYASAGLTALLLYLYPALVTLASAALGRQRLTPLKVAAVAASLIGILLTVADGLTGSLSGIAFGAGAAVIYTGYILVGEQVSRRTGAIPAATVIMLAAATVYGCAVIWQGPHWPTGLAGWGAVVGIALFSTVVAMVGFFAGMQRLGAADAATLSTLEPVVTLVLAALILGESLGGVQLAGAALVLGAVVALARAK, from the coding sequence ATGGCGCTCGAATCGTTGCACACTACCCGGCAGGACCGCGTCAGCCACTCTCTCGTTGGCCCCCGCTTGGCCGGGGCGGCCTTTGTGGCGGCATCGGCCGTGGGGTTCGGCGCCCTGGGCATCTTCGGCAAGGTGGCGTTTGCCTCGGGCGCCTCCACCGCCGTGGTTCTCTTTTTGCGGTTCCTGGTGGCGGGGGTGCTCATGGCTGCCCTGATGCCCGTCCTGCGCCTGTCCTGGCCCCGGGGCCGCGATTTATGGATACTGGTCGGCATGGGCGCCATCGGCTACGTGGGCCAGGCTTTTTGCTATTTCACGTCCCTGCGCTATGCGTCCGCCGGCCTTACGGCGCTCCTGCTCTATCTCTACCCGGCCCTGGTCACCCTGGCCTCGGCAGCTCTGGGCCGTCAGCGGCTGACGCCCCTCAAGGTAGCGGCCGTTGCGGCCTCTCTCATTGGCATCCTGCTGACCGTGGCCGACGGTCTGACCGGCAGCCTGTCCGGAATAGCGTTCGGCGCCGGCGCGGCAGTCATCTATACGGGCTACATCCTCGTGGGGGAGCAGGTGTCTCGCCGCACCGGCGCCATTCCGGCGGCAACCGTCATCATGCTTGCGGCGGCCACGGTCTATGGCTGCGCCGTGATCTGGCAGGGGCCTCACTGGCCCACGGGGCTGGCCGGCTGGGGAGCCGTAGTCGGAATAGCCCTTTTTTCCACCGTGGTGGCCATGGTCGGCTTCTTCGCCGGCATGCAACGCCTGGGGGCCGCCGACGCGGCGACCCTCTCAACGCTTGAGCCGGTGGTGACCCTGGTCCTGGCGGCGCTGATCCTGGGCGAATCTCTGGGGGGCGTGCAACTGGCGGGTGCCGCCCTGGTGCTGGGCGCCGTGGTGGCCCTGGCCCGGGCGAAGTGA
- a CDS encoding DUF362 domain-containing protein: MERRTFLKLVGLSSLFAEGAFRRLFAAPQPTVAVARGKDYARTTRSALALLGGMKRFVKPGDVVVLKPNMGWDRTPAQAANTHPLVVRALAEEALAAGAKRVKVFDRTCNDERRCYVQSGISDALKGMKGVELKFIENERFRRVPIKGAVLPAWELYDEALSADVFINVPVAKHHGLSRLTLGLKNVMGVMGGNRGSIHRHLDDALADINSVLKSHLTVIDATRILTDHGPQGGSPADVKVMDTVIASTDIVAADAYATTLFGLKPEDIPVTVAAHKRGLGEMNLKRVRIVTA, from the coding sequence ATGGAACGACGCACGTTTCTGAAGCTCGTGGGGCTGTCGTCCCTCTTTGCCGAAGGGGCATTCCGGCGGCTGTTCGCGGCACCGCAGCCGACAGTGGCGGTGGCGCGGGGAAAGGACTATGCCCGCACGACCCGGAGCGCCCTCGCGCTTCTGGGCGGTATGAAGCGGTTCGTGAAACCGGGGGATGTGGTGGTCCTGAAGCCCAACATGGGGTGGGACCGGACCCCTGCCCAGGCAGCCAATACCCACCCGCTGGTGGTGCGCGCCCTGGCCGAGGAGGCCCTGGCCGCCGGAGCGAAGCGGGTCAAGGTTTTTGACCGGACCTGCAACGACGAGCGCCGCTGCTATGTGCAGAGCGGCATCAGCGACGCCCTTAAGGGGATGAAGGGGGTGGAGCTGAAATTCATCGAGAACGAGCGGTTCCGGCGGGTCCCCATCAAGGGTGCGGTGCTCCCGGCGTGGGAGCTCTACGACGAAGCGCTCTCGGCCGACGTCTTCATCAACGTGCCGGTGGCCAAGCATCACGGCCTGTCCCGCCTGACCCTGGGGCTCAAGAACGTGATGGGTGTCATGGGGGGAAATCGGGGGAGCATCCATCGCCATCTGGATGATGCCCTGGCCGACATCAACAGCGTGCTCAAGAGCCATCTGACGGTCATCGACGCCACCCGCATCCTGACCGATCATGGACCCCAGGGGGGAAGCCCGGCCGACGTGAAGGTGATGGATACGGTCATCGCCTCCACGGACATCGTGGCTGCCGATGCCTACGCCACCACCCTGTTCGGGCTCAAGCCCGAGGATATTCCGGTCACCGTGGCGGCCCACAAGCGGGGCCTCGGCGAGATGAACCTGAAGCGGGTCCGCATCGTCACGGCCTGA
- a CDS encoding lipoprotein — MKAYSAGLFLLLACALLPACAGLQIGGGGDSPSALAMTSHGQVRQTIDRLIAAYEAKDSRGFSELVSERYTGEAAILETAVRRDFSANHNLAIRYTVNNITLDDGGKAFAAITFTRSWTDVKTARTMNETRETSLVFIRENGTYRLYSQNGPPLFGLH; from the coding sequence ATGAAAGCCTATAGCGCCGGACTCTTCCTGCTGCTCGCCTGTGCCCTTCTTCCCGCCTGCGCGGGGCTGCAGATCGGCGGAGGCGGCGATTCGCCCTCTGCCCTGGCCATGACGAGCCACGGGCAGGTGAGGCAGACCATCGACCGGCTCATCGCCGCCTATGAGGCAAAAGACAGTCGCGGCTTCTCCGAGTTGGTGAGCGAACGATACACGGGCGAGGCGGCCATTCTCGAAACCGCCGTCCGGCGAGACTTCAGCGCCAACCACAACCTGGCGATCCGCTACACCGTCAACAACATTACCCTCGACGATGGCGGCAAGGCCTTTGCGGCCATCACCTTCACCCGGTCCTGGACTGACGTCAAGACCGCCAGAACCATGAACGAAACCAGGGAAACATCCCTGGTGTTCATCCGTGAAAACGGCACCTACAGGCTCTACAGCCAGAACGGCCCGCCGCTGTTCGGGCTGCACTGA
- a CDS encoding DMT family transporter, which translates to MSNLVLFLLMMCGGVFIAVQPSINARLAQKTGVIESSTVSFAVGALALLIVSILVGRGSLRGVAAANWWELTGGLCGAFYVTLVIFAVPRIGTAAAMAATIAAQLATGLLLDHYRLFGYQGAPFDLKRGIGVVLLLIGAALVFRR; encoded by the coding sequence ATGTCGAACCTCGTCCTCTTTCTCCTCATGATGTGCGGCGGCGTGTTCATCGCCGTCCAGCCGTCCATCAACGCCCGGCTGGCCCAGAAGACGGGCGTGATCGAGAGTTCCACCGTTTCCTTCGCGGTGGGGGCCCTGGCGCTCCTGATCGTGAGCATCCTGGTGGGAAGGGGGAGCCTGCGCGGCGTCGCCGCGGCGAACTGGTGGGAGTTGACCGGTGGGCTGTGCGGCGCCTTCTACGTCACCCTGGTCATCTTCGCTGTCCCCCGCATTGGCACCGCCGCGGCCATGGCGGCCACCATCGCCGCCCAGTTGGCCACCGGCCTGCTGCTGGACCACTACCGGCTCTTCGGCTACCAGGGAGCCCCCTTCGACCTGAAGCGGGGCATCGGCGTGGTGCTTCTGCTGATCGGCGCGGCGCTGGTGTTCCGGCGCTAG
- a CDS encoding DUF2127 domain-containing protein — translation MEPNSRDIAGVRTVALFEGAKGALVIAAGLGLLALIHHDVQALAEEIVSHFHLNPASRIPRIFLEAANAASDGRLRLLALGAFGYAGLRFTEAWGLWRARPWAEWLGIVSGGIYLPLEVYELVVSISAVKIGTFLVNLIVVAVLVRARIRARR, via the coding sequence ATGGAACCGAACAGCCGCGACATTGCCGGCGTCCGCACCGTCGCCCTCTTCGAAGGGGCCAAGGGAGCCCTTGTGATTGCCGCTGGCCTGGGCCTGCTCGCCCTGATCCACCATGACGTCCAGGCTCTGGCCGAGGAGATCGTCTCCCATTTCCACCTGAACCCGGCAAGCCGGATTCCGCGCATCTTCCTGGAAGCGGCGAACGCGGCCAGCGACGGGCGGCTGAGGCTGCTGGCGCTGGGTGCTTTCGGCTATGCCGGACTGCGCTTCACCGAGGCCTGGGGGCTCTGGCGGGCCCGCCCCTGGGCCGAATGGCTCGGCATCGTTTCGGGCGGCATCTACCTACCCCTCGAAGTCTATGAACTCGTTGTCTCCATCTCTGCCGTCAAAATCGGCACCTTCCTCGTGAACCTCATCGTAGTGGCCGTGTTGGTGCGGGCGCGAATCCGGGCACGCAGGTAG